The following nucleotide sequence is from Phocoena phocoena chromosome 17, mPhoPho1.1, whole genome shotgun sequence.
AGCAGCTGGGCACCAGCCCACAAGCGGGCGCCCTGTCCCCACACCAGGGACTCTCACCTCTGGTCAGCGCTCTCAGCTGGCCCTGCAGGGTGAGGCTGGCGTTGCAGGTCCAGAACACCTTGGCCGTCAGGCCATCCATCAGGTCCTGCAGGTGCGTGTTCAGACTGGTGGTCTGAACAAGGGGAAGAAGGTGGGTCTCAAAACGTGGTCTCCTCTGGGGACAGTTTCATAGCACTCTTCCCGGCCCCCCCCAACACCTTTGGGTGGAAGGAAGCTGGTGGTTAGACAGACGGCCCTCAGCCTTCTCGTGCAAGAGAACGTGCCAGTCGGTGCTCGCGCTCGCCCCGTGGCGTCAGCCTGGCCCTTCTGGACGCAGACAGGGCGAGCCGCGCTGCAGCCCTGGGTCACCTCATCAGCACCGCTCTGAGCCCCCCAGGCTTACGGTCAGTCTGTCAAAAAGATCGTCCCCAGGGCCTTTGTCCTCCATGAACATCTGCAGATTCTCGTACACCTGCGGCAGAGAGAAGAAGCCTTCACAAAGACCCCCTCGTGCCCCGGCCAGGAGGAAGCCTCCTGGGGCCAAGGAGATGGAGGTAAACGAGGGGCGCGAAGGGCCAGCTGTGCGGCAGAACTGGGAGATCAGCAGACTGGGTTTCTCCCAGGGAGCAGTCAGCACCACCGCAGGGTCACGCGCCACGTGTCCAGGCTGCTGTCCGTCGTGAGGCTGGCGCCGTCCCCTCACAATGCACACCCTGGCTCCTTCCTCCATCACCCACGCCGGGTCCCTCCAGGTGGCCCCACGTCCACAGTCAGACTCGTCTGACACCACAGCGCCTCAGAGGACCTTCAAGGTCCCTTTGTCCAatttccctccaccctccctttcctttccGTCCTTCTAAGGGAGCGCAAACGTTCTCCCGGCTTGTGTCGGCCTGGGCCTGTCTCTCCATGCAGCTCTGTGTGTGCCCCACGGGGCTGGACACCAGGTGCCCAGCTCCAGAGTGACTGGAACAGCCCCCGCTCTCGGCACCGCGACCCCCAAGTCCCCCGACTCCTGACTGGGCTAGTGCCTTAGGAAAGTGGCCCCAGCGCTCCCTCGCCCTCTGCCCCGTGAGGACAGTAAGAAAGCACGGCCACGCCAGGAAGGGGCCTCACCGGCTCACAGCCCCCGACTCCAGCCTCCAGACCAGGAGACGGAAACTCTGTTAGCGAGGTGCCAAGGCCAGGTACTTTATCAGAGCGGCCTGAACTGAGATACGTGGTGATTATCTTGTTTCTAAAACCCCTTCTCCTGCCCCAAGGAAAGCCTCTCCCTTTCTTCACCTGTGGCTCCCCACCAATTCATGCCCTGGAACAGATTTCAGATGCCTGGGCGCGCTGTGCAGCCCCTCCCAAGTGGGTGTTTCTCTGTCACCCTCGACGGTCTCCCCACACTTCCCTTTCTGTGTTCGGGCAGCCATGTCTGTGTAAGGTGTGGGTAAGTTGCAAGTGGTCAGTGTTGGGTCTGCTCTCGTTGCTGTGACACGGGGCCCACCCGGACGGAGGCCAGGGCGACTGACACTCTAGGGCTCGTCACTCCAGAAGGAGTGGAAATCCTGATTTCCCATCAGAGCCCTCTGCAAACCAGAGACTTAAccccccacgcccccccccccccccgccaacttCATCCGTCCCTCCATCGGCAGGGGCGAGGCCAGGCGCTGTGGGCATGGCTGTCAGCCAGCAGGCTCAACCCCTGAAGCTCATCGTTCACAGAGGGGAGACCGGGGACACCGCCAGAGTGACCACAGCGAGCTGCATGCCCAGCGGCCAGAAGACCCTTCCCAGGTGCGTTGGGGTGAACAGTGTCCCCCGCAAATTCACGTCCTTCCCAAAACTTCAAAACGTGACCTTTTCCacaaatagggtctttgcagatgcaatgaGTCAAGACGAGGTCACAGTGTGGGGGGGCAACTCCAACAGGACCGTGTCCTCACaagaagagagacagacatgCGGGGACAACGGAGGCAGAGCTGCACTGCCGCAGCCTTGAGCCAACGCGCCAGGATGCACGGGCACCTCCAGACACCAGGGGGCCTGGAAGGTTTCTCTCCAGAGCCGCAGAGGGCGCacggccctgccaacaccctgcTCTTGGAATCCTGGCCTCTAGAATGCCACCCTAACCCACCAGGAGAGCAATGGCGGCGCTGGCGCCTTGGAGGGCAGGTCCAGTTCAGCCTACAGGCGTTTGGCCTTGCCACCAAGCCTGACGGGACAGGCAAATGGGCTTCGTGGCCCTGCGCCCTCCCAATGCTCCCCAAAAGAGAGCGCCCAGATCTCAGGGGCGAGCGTGGGGCACGACCCACCGCCCACACCAGGCGCTCACCAGCTTCTCCACCGGCACTTTGTTGTAGCAGCGGATCGAGTCCTTTCCCAGGAAGACGAATTCCACGACGTACGGGCAGCCATCGGCCTCTGGGTGCAGCTGGACGTGTTCCACGCGCAGGGAGCAGCAGCAGCCCACCGTGTCAGCCGTCTCGCCCTCCTCCTTCTCATGCCCGGCTCGCAGCGCCAGCTGAGCGGACGGGGCCCATCAGGGCGTggtgcacacacacaggggcacaGACGGACACGCCCCTCAGGCACACAACATACAGACGGGCGCACACACGTACGCACTCAGGCACACACCCACCCCTCCACCTGCCCGAGGCTCCGGCTCAGGACACACGAGCCCCACGGTTCCCCCAGCTGCCCATCCAACCAGGTCTTTGCAACCGACTGGAGCAGGCGGGAAAGCCTGGAACCATCCGCACCTTGTCAATGAAATAAAGGGCCACGGCGCGTTGTCTCGCCTTCATTTCTTGGGACTTCCAGTCGGCCCGGTACTGAGAACGGATCTCGCCCACAACTCCTTTCAAGCGCCGAGCCACTTCATACTTCTCCCGGTCTCTCTCCCCCTAACGAAGGGAGCAAGTAGCAGAGAGAACCCTGGTGATCCCTTCAAACAGGCAACTGCCGACCCCCCTCCCGGGCCCGCTCTCACCCGCTCGGCTCAGGGCCGCAGAGCAGACTCCAAACTCCGCGAAATTTAAAGACAGTGTAAATCTAAATCCCTTGCTTTTGAAGACAAACGGCCGCTGGACACGGTATCACTTCAAAACTGGCCTGCTAACACCCACGACCTCAGGGACTCCCTGCCGAAGCGGCCCGGCCCAGCCGGGGGCAGCAGGTCAGAGCCGCTCACCTTCAGCTTGGAGCTGGGGTTCAACATGACGTACTTGATGGAGTTCTGCACGTCCTCTGTCCACGCCACCAGCCACGTGACCGTGCGGTCGCACCGCACCTGCTTCCACCGGTGACCTACCGGAGGCTCGGGTACTTCGGAGTCCCTGCAGCAGGAGAGTGACCCAGACCCGACAACGTGAGACCCTGCTCCCCGAAACACCGGCCAAACGCCGCCGCCTCCTGCGACTGCGCCGGCACTGCAGGTGCCTCCTCGCCCAGGCCACACCCTCACGTCGCAGCCTCTGTGTCGCCAGGCGTGTGAGGGGCTCACTCAGAGCTGCTGCTCCCACACGTGAACCGGGACGGCCACCCCCAAGGCCACACACGTTGCCAGCTCAGCAGCCCCACGGGACACGAGCCGCCGCTGGGCTCCTGATGGGCCCGGGCTCCCAGGATGCTTCTGCCAACCCGGCTCGGCCGCGGTCCACGCGGCGGAGGGACAGAAGCTCCTACTGGAGCGTGGCCCGCAAGTTCCAAACGCTCACGTGTTACCAGACCATCTCGATCACCTCAACTACGGAAAACTGTGTTGGAAGGACATGGACACGCTCTCTTGGTGGAGTGAAACCTCAAGCAGGGGGCAGAGTGACAAGAGCTGGTTCAGCAAACAGCACGTGGGCTGCCGCAGAGCGTCCATCTGTGGGGAAGGTGCCCTCCCGCCCAGCCCACAGAGCCTGGAGTGACGGAGACACACCCTGCATCGGGCCCCACTCCCCCGGGTGAGAGGCAGGaccaaacaccaccaccaccaccacccccgccccgcgcACACATGCCGCAGTTGATGGTCACGTCCTCCGCAGGACCCTCCTCTTCAGCATCCCCATCTTGGGGTGGTCGCCGCGGCCCCGGAACAACCCAGGGGGCTCGGTCTTGAAATTGCCGACCTTCTCTCGGTGCCCGTCTAAGATACAGTAGCCAAACTCTTGCTGAAGTTTTTTCGCCTCTTCTTTGAGCTTCTGCATTCATAGAACAGCGTGTAGGCATCAGTGGTGAAGAGACAGGACGAGACTGGTGCCCACGTTTGCCGGGTGCACAAGCCTCGACAGGGCCCCTTCACTGCTGCGGGACCCCAGGAGGCCCAGCGAGGCAGGCAGGCCGAGTGCAGGGCGGGGCGCCCACCCCCCAGCTCCCGGCTGCAGCTGTGCTGGTCCACTGTCACCACGGAGCATGAACTACGGAGCCACTAGTTCACACGGCGGGGTCACTGTCCCCCGTGCTCTGGGTGGACGGAGcactttttaaatgtgtttaggGGCACGTTAACTCAAAAGTGTCTGAGAATAACGGAGCGGAATCAGAGGCCCCTTCACCACACCCTGCTGGGGTCTCGTCTAGAAGAATCACACAGGAACGGCTTTTGTGAGAGGAGGGGGTCGTCTTCTGCATACCAGCAGCCTCCCACGCAAGGCCCCAGGGGCCCACGCCAGACTGAGCCCCCGAGCAGCCCGACCTGCTTCTCCTCCTTGGGCAGGGCCTTCCGGGCGGCGGTCCTGTCCACAAAGTATCCGTGGATTTCCGTGAAGTCACACTTGTCCAGATGCTTGATTACTTTCCTCTCTTCTGCTGTCATTTCCTGCCCCAAAATCAGACACGTGTTCTCAACATCCAACAGGCAACGGTCCCAGGGGCAGCAGGGACCCTCCCCCACCGCGGCAGGGGTCCCACTCCACAGGGAACGCTGACATCCCAGAAGCAGGAGGAGCAGACTCCGGGCAAAGACACCAAGGCCACCCCGACCCGCAGCCTCTGCAGTTGTCCCCCAAAGAGAGCCTTTTCAGGCAGGTGGCCCAGGTGTGCAGGTGGACAGGCGGGGAGCTGAGGCCCCAGTGCTTCCTCCTAGCGGCCTTCGGAGTTGGGCCACGTGGCCGCATCTGAAGAACCGCCCCCTCTGGCTGCTGCGTGGACCGTGCATGGCACTAGGGGCCCCTcactcaccaccagggaagccggccCAGCGCCCCCTGCGCGGCGGAACACACACGTGCTTGGTGGTCCCTAgtccagccacacacacacacacagcccacagcCCCACCAACCCCCAGGTCCCCGCAGGGGTAGGTGTGAGACCGCACCACACCCTGTGGCAGAACCCAGGCGCCCGCCAGCCGGGAAGGGGACACAGGCGGCGCGGGTGTCCTGCCCAAGGCAGCCGGAAGGGGGTCTGGGGTGCGCTTTCTGAGGGCGGAGTCCACAGGTGTAGCCAAGATGAGCGCACATGCGCACAGAacccagttttgtttcttttaatgagaaaaaaaaaagcaaccagcACCTTATCTTCAGATAGCTTGCCAACGAGTATCTCTGTTTCCTAGGGGCCAGAAAATGCCACTCCTGGCACCCCGCAACCTCCCTTTCCTAGGGATTCCAAGCTCGGCTCTGCCTGGCCTTCCAGCCACTGGAGAGAAGTGAGGGTGGGCAAGCATCTGACAGCAGCAGGCCGACACCAAGAGACCGCGGCCGCACAGCACGTACCTTCCGCCAGTCGCTAAGGAAGTTGTTTTGGAAAGCTTCTTTTGTTGTATATTCGTGATCCAGCATTTTCCCATAAAACGTGGCAACCTCCTCGGCTGCTAGGCTCAAGTCCCTGGGCTTCCCCGGAGACGCCGGAAGACACACTGATTTAGGGAGCCGACCCACAACGTCCTGCCCCTTAAGTCACGCTTGGTTACACACGTCGTATTGTATCGTAACACAGCCGACGTTTTTAGTTCAAGAGAAGGCTCTACATTTAAGAAGACAAGCACAGCCACGCACAGGTGTGGCTTAAGCATCCTGGAGCACAGGCCAGGCCTCTGTAGAGGCATCAGCGGCCAGAATCGCTCACGCTTATACTGctttaatgatttattttgctGCTACGCTTACATGgaaatttacagttgaaaaacaggagaaggggcttccctggtggcacagtggtggggagtcc
It contains:
- the TOP1MT gene encoding LOW QUALITY PROTEIN: DNA topoisomerase I, mitochondrial (The sequence of the model RefSeq protein was modified relative to this genomic sequence to represent the inferred CDS: inserted 1 base in 1 codon; substituted 1 base at 1 genomic stop codon), encoding MQLEHGGPWFAPQYEPLPEGVCFYYDGRPLDLSLAAEEVATFYGKMLDHEYTTKEAFQNNFLSDWRKEMTAEERKVIKHLDKCDFTEIHGYFVDRTAARKALPKEEKQKLKEEAKKLQQEFGYCILDGHREKVGNFKTEPPGLFRGRGDHPKMGMLKRRVXAEDVTINCGMDSEVPEPPVGHRWKQVRCDRTVTWLVAWTEDVQNSIKYVMLNPSSKLKGERDREKYEVARRLKGVVGEIRSQYRADWKSQEMKARQRAVALYFIDKLALRAGHEKEEGETADTVGCCCSLRVEHVQLHPEADGCPYVVEFVFLGKDSIRCYNKVPVEKLVYENLQMFMEDKGPGDDLFDRLTTTSLNTHLQDLMDGLTAKVFWTCNASLTLQGQLRALTRAEDSVATKILSYNXANRAAAVLCNHQRATPKTFEKSMQTLRSKIEAKKKQVAEAKAELKKARAEHRCRGDGRSKSFLEKRGRLLERLEEQLGVAWCKRFGVPVEKIHNKTQREEFAWALDMAGEDFEF